The Enterobacter asburiae sequence GTACGGTCGCGGTGATCATACCGCCCATTACACCTGTACCTACCGCGTTCTGCGCACCGGAGCCAGCACCGGAGCTGATAACCAGCGGCATTACGCCGAGGATGAACGCCAGAGAGGTCATCAGGATTGGACGCAGACGCATACGCACCGCTTCAAGCGTCGCCTCGATAAGCCCTTTGCCTTCTTTCTCCATCAGATCTTTGGCGAATTCAACGATAAGTATCGCGTTCTTCGCCGACAAGCCAATGGTTGTCAGCAGGCCTACCTGGAAGTACACGTCGTTGGTCAATCCACGGAACGTTGCGGCAAGCAGCGCACCGATAACCCCGAGTGGAACCACCAGCATAACGGAGAACGGAATTGACCAGCTCTCGTACAGTGCCGCCAGACACAGGAAGACCACAATCAGTGAAATGGCGTACAGGGCAGGGGCCTGGTTACCGGACAGACGTTCCTGATAGGACATACCGGTCCAGTCATAGCCGATACCCGCAGGCAGTTTGCTTGCCAGCTCTTCCATCAGGTTCATGGCTTCACCGGTGCTTCGGCCCGGCGCGGCCTGACCCAGGATTTCCATCGACGGCAGACCGTTGTAACGTTCCAGACGCGGTGAACCGTATTCCCAGCGCGACGTCGAGAAGGCTGAGAACGGCACCATCTGGCCATTGCTGCCGCGAACGTACCAGTTATTAATATCGTTCGGCAGCATACGGTACTGCGCCTCTGACATCACGTACACTTTCTTTACGCGACCGCGGTCGATGAAGTCGTTGACGTAGCTACCGCCCCAGGCCGCACCCAGCGTGGTATTGATGTCGCTGATGGACACGCCCAGCGCCTGCGCTTTCTCCTGATCGATATCGATCTTGTACTGCGGCGTATCTTCCAGGCCGTTTGGACGTACGCCAACCAGCAGGTCAGGGTGTTTAGCCACTTCGCCGAATAGCTGGTTACGCGCCTGCGTCAGTTTCTCATGACCCAGACCGCCCTGGTCGATCAGCTGGAAGTCGAAACCGGTTGCCGTACCCAGTTCAACAATCGCTGGCAGGTTAAAGGCGAAGACCATCGCATCTTTAATCTGCGAGAAGGTGCCCATGGCACGGCCCGTGATCGCTTCAACTTTATTCTCATCGCCCGGACGATCCGCCCAGTCTTTCAGAGAAACGAAGGCGATACCGGTGTTCTGACCACGACCCGCAAAGCCAAAGCCGTTAACCGCAAACACGGATTCAACGTTCGCTTTCTCTTTGGTGAGGTAGTAGTCCGTCACTTCATCCAGCACTTTCTGGGTACGCTCTTGCGACGCCCCTGCCGGAAGCTGCGCCATCGTCAGGAACACGCCCTGGTCTTCATCTGGCAGGAACGAGCTTGGCAGACGAACGAACAGGAAAGCCATCCCCACAACGATGATGATATAGAGCAGCAGATAACGACCGGTGCTGCGCAGGATATTGCCCACGCTGTCGGTGTAGTGGTGCGTGCTCTTATCAAACATGCGGTTAAACCAGCCGAAGAACCCTTTATGCTCGCCGTGACCGCCTTTCTGAACTGGCTTCAGCATGGTGGCACACAGCGCTGGCGTCAGGATCAACGCCACCAGTACCGACAGCGCCATCGCGGAAACGATAGTAATGGAGAACTGGCGGTAAATCGCACCCGTAGAGCCCCCAAAGAAGGCCATCGGGATAAATACCGCGGACAGCACCATCGCGATACCCACCAGCGCGCCCTGGATCTGGCCCATGGATTTACGGGTGGCTTCCTTCGGCGGCAAACCTTCTTCCGCCATCACGCGCTCGACGTTCTCTACTACCACGATGGCGTCATCCACCAGCAGGCCGATGGCGAGCACCATCCCGAACATCGTCAGGGTGTTTATCGAGAACCCAAAGGCTGCAAGGATGGCAAAGGTCCCCAGCAGAACGACCGGCACGGCGATGGTTGGGATCAGCGTCGCGCGGAAGTTTTGCAGGAACAGATACATCACCAGGAACACCAAGATGATCGCTTCTACCAGCGTTTTAACCACTTCGTGAATTGAAATTTTAACGAACGGCGTAGTGTCATACGGATAAACGATTTTCAGACCTGACGGGAAGAACGGTTCCATCTTCTTCAGTTCCGCACGGATCGCCGTCGCGGTGTCCAGGGCGTTCGCGCCCGTCGCCAGTTTGATACCCAGGCCAGACGCCGGTTTACCGTTAAACTTCGCGATGATGTCGTAGTTCTCACCACCCAGCTCAACCTTGGCCACGTCGCGCAGACGAACCTGCGAACCGTCCTGGTTCACCTTCAGCAGAATTTTGCTGAACTCATCGGCGGAGGTCAGACGGGTTTGCGCGATAATGGACGCGTTAAGCTGCTGACCTTTCACCGGCGGCGTACCGCCTAACTGACCGGCTGCCACCTGGGCGTTCTGCGCTTTAATCGCGTTAATCACGTCAACCGGCGTCAGCTGGAAGTTGTTCAGTTTGTTCGGATCCATCCAGATACGCATCGCGTACTGGGAACCGAACAGCTGAACGTCACCCACACCGGACGTACGGCTGATGGCGTCCTTCATGTTGGCGCCCACGTAGTCGGAAATATCCTCCTGCGTCATGGTGCCGTTGGTGTTGATAACGCCGACAACCATCAGGAAGCTGCTGGACGATTTCTCGACGCTCACACCCTGCTGTTGCACTTCCTGCGGCAGAAGAGGCATCGCCAGCTGCAGTTTGTTCTGCACCTGAACCTGCGCAATGTCCGCATCTGTACCGGATTCAAAGGTCAGGGTAATCTGAACCGTACCGGTGGAGTCACTGTTTGAGGACATGTACATCAGGTTATCGATACCGTTCATGTTCTGTTCGATAACCTGAGTTACGGTATCCTGCACCGTTTTCGCATCAGCCCCCGGGTAGGTTGCGGAGATCGTCACCGCCGGTGGCGCAATCGTTGGATATTGCGCAACAGGCAGCTTCAGGATCGCAAGTCCCCCGGCCAGCATGATGATAATGGCGATCACCCACGCAAATATGGGGCGATCGATAAAGAAATTAGGCATGTCTTAACGGCTCCTGTTTAAGTTAAGACTTGGTTTGTTCTGACTGGCCAGCGGCCGAAGCTTGTTGTTTATCGTCAGATGTCACTTCCTGTGCTTTTACCTGCGCGCCAGGACGTACTTTTTGCAAACCAGTAACAATCACGCGATCGCCATCTTTCAGACCTTCCGTCACCAGCCATTTATCGCCAATCGCCTGGGTAGCGGTGATATTGCGCGTTTCGACTTTGTTATCTGCCCCGACAACCAGTGCGCTCGCATCGCCGCGTGGCGTACGGGTCACACCCTGCTGTGGAACCAGAAGTGCGGTTGGATTCGTTCCTTCTTCCAGACGCGCGCGAACGAACATACCTGGCAGCAGATTTTTGTCAGGGTTCGGGAAAATCGCACGTAAGGTGATGGAACCGGTGGTCTGGTCGACCGTCACGTCGGAGAATTCCAGAGTACCTTCCTGCGGGAACTTGATACCGTCGTTGGTAACCAGCTCCACTTTGGCTTTGCCGTTTTCCTGTTTCAGGGTGCCGTTAGCCAGCTCCTGTTTCAGGCGCAGGAAATCATTGCTGGACTGCGTCACGTCAACGTAGATCGGATCGAGCTGCTGCACGGTAGCCAGCGCAGTGGTCTGACCGTTCTGTACCAGTGCCCCTTCCGTCACGGAAGATTTACCAATACGTCCGCTGATAGGGGAGGTCACTTTGGTATAGGCCAGGTTGATGCGGGCAGTTTCGACTGCCGCTTTGGCTGCTACCACGGCTGCATTAGCCTGCTGGGCATCTGCCAGGGCGGTATCGTAATCCTGTTGGCTGATGTACTTCGTGCCGAGCAGTTTCTGGTAGCGGTTCAGCGTCAGCTGGGCAATTTTTGCCGCCGCTTGTGCTTTAGCCAGGTCACCTTTCGCGCTTTCATAAGAAGCCTGATAGGTCGCGGGATCAATCTGATACAGAGACTCACCGGCCTGCACATCGCCGCCTTCGGTAAAGTTACGCTTCAGGATAATGCCGCTAACCTGAGGACGAACTTCCGCAATGCGGTAAGCGCTAGTACGGCCTGGTAATTCGGTGGTGATCTGCAGAGGTTCAGATTTGAGTGTCACAACGCCGACTTCTGGCGCCTGCTGAGCTCCTTGTTGAGCCGGTTTGTCGTCACATCCTGTAAGCGCTAAGCTGCCTGAGAGCATCAGAACGACCGCCAGAGGCGTTAACCCTCTGTTTTTGTTCATATGTAAACCTCGAGTGTCCGATTTCAAATTGATCAAGGGTCCTGAGTCTAAAACCCATTGCTGCGTTTATATTATCGTCATGCTATGGTACATACATTCACAAATGTATGTAAATCTAACTCCTGTAAATTCACTCACCTATGGCACGAAAAACTAAACAACAAGCGCTGGAAACCCGACAACACATTCTGGATGTGGCGATACGTTTGTTCTCTCAGCAGGGTGTTTCTTCAACCTCGCTGGCGCAAATTGCTCAGGCCGCTGGTGTGACGCGGGGAGCGATTTACTGGCATTTTAAAGACAAGTCAGATCTGTTCAGTGAAATCTGGGAGCTTTCAGAGTCCAGCATTAGCGATCTCGAGAGTGAGTATCGGGCAAAATTCCCTGACGATCCACTCTCAGTATTGAGAGAAATATTAGTATATATCCTTGAAGCAACGGTAGTTGAAGAGCGTCGCAGATTAATGATGGAAATTATTTTTCATAAATGCGAGTTCGTGGGCGAAATGGCGGTGGTGCAACAGGCGCAGCGCAGCCTCAGCCTGGAGAGCTATGACCGGATTGAACAGAACCTGAATCTGTGTATGCAGGCAAAACTGTTACCAGCCAGTCTGCTGACCCGCCGGGCGGCTGTCCTGATGCGCAGCTACATTTCAGGGCTCATGGAAAACTGGCTGTTTGCGCCGCAGTCCTTTGACCTCAAAGAGGAAGCCCGCAGCTACGTGGCGATTTTACTGGAAATGCTACAGCTCTGCCCCACGCTGCGCGGCGACGCGCCTTCGTTATCTGCCTGAGTCATTCCAGGATTTATCTTAGAGGGTAATGTTCGCGCTATTCTGCTTCCGGCGAGCGTGATATTCTTCACGCCGGACTATTTTCGGTCATCTGCTGACATCATTCACAACTATGCTGCCCATCAATCGCTCGCAACATCCTGTATTTGCATTGCTCTTTGCTATGCTGTTTTTCTTCTCCACTGCGCCGCTGACCTGGGCTCGCGCAGATAACAGCACTGATATTCCCTCGCGCAGTGAAATTCAGTCGCAGCTCGACACTCTGAATAAACAAAAAGAGCTCTCTCCTCAGGAGAAACTCACCCAGCAGGATCTAACGGAAACGCTGGAAAATATTGATAAGATTGAGCGCGTTAAAGCAGAAACCACCCAACTTCGTCAGAAGGTGGCGCAGGCGCCGGAGAACATGCGTAAGGCCACTGAAGCGCTGAGCGCGCTGAGTGACGTCGATAACGACGACGAAACGCGCAAGACGCTCTCCACGCTCTCCTTACGTCAGCTGGAATCGCGCGTCGCCCAGCTACTTGACGACCTGCAAACCGCACAGTCCGACCTCGCGACCTACAACAGCCAGCTTGTCTCCCTGCAAACCCAGCCCGAGCGCGTGCAAAATGCGATGTACACCGCGTCTCAGCAACTGCAGCAGATCCGCAACCGACTGAACGGCACGACGGTGGGCGAAGGCACGCTGCGCCCGACGCAGCAAACTCTGCTGCTGGTTCAGCAGTCGTTGCTCAATGCGCAAATCGAACAGCAGCGTAAAAGCCTGGAAGGGAACACGGTGCTGCAGGACACGCTTCAGAAACAGCGTGATTACGTGACGGCGAATATTAATCGCCTTGAACACCAGCTTCAGCTGTTGCAGGAAGCGGTAAACAGCAAACGTCTGACCCTGACGGAAAAAACCGCCCAGGAGGCCGTATCGCCGGACGAAACTGCCCGCATTCAGGCCAACCCGCTGGTGAAACAGGAGCTTGAGGCTAACCATCAGCTCAGCCAGCGCCTGATACTGGCGACAGAAAACGGCAACTCGCTGGTTCAGCAAAATATCAAGGTGAAAAACTGGCTGGATCGCGCGCTGCAGGCGGAACGCAATATTAAAGAGCAGATTGCGGTCCTGAAGGGCAGTCTCCTGCTGTCGCGTATTCTCTACCAGCAGCAGCAGACGCTGCCGTCCGCCGACGAGCTGGAGGACATGACCAACCGCATTGCGGATTTACGTCTGGAACAGTTTGACGTCAACCAGCAGCGCGATGCCCTTTTCCAGAGCGATACCTTCGTCGCCAAAATTGAAGAGGGCCATTCCAGCGACGTGAACCCTGAGGTGCATGACGCGCTGCTCCAGGTGGTGGATATGCGCCGCGAACTGCTGGACCAGCTCAACAAACAGCTGGGCAACCAGCTAATGATGGCGATTAACCTGCAGATCAACCAGCAGCAGCTGGTCAGCGTGTCAAAAAGCCTGCAGGAGATTTTGACGCAGCAGATTTTCTGGGTGAACAGCAACAAGCCGATGGACTGGGACTGGATTAAGTCCTTCCCGGAAACGCTGAAAACGCAGATTAAAAGCATGAAAATCACCGTGAACTGGGAAAAAGCCTGGCCTGCGGTAATGATTGCTTTCCTGGCCGGTTTACCGCTGCTGCTGATCGCCGGTCTTATTCGCTGGCGTTTGAAATGGCTGAAACAGTACCAGGCGAAGCTGGCGTCGGAAGTGGGGCAACTGCGCAACGACAGCCAGCTCCATACGCCAAAAGCGATTCTGATCGATCTCATTCGCGCGCTGCCGGTGTGCCTGATCATTCTGGCCGTGGGGCTGATTCTGCTCACGATGCAACTTAACGTCAGCGATCTGCTCTGGGCGTTCAGTAAAAAACTGGCGCTGTTCTGGCTGGTATTTGGCGTGTGCTGGAAGGTGCTGGAAAAAGACGGCGTGGCGGTGCGTCACTTCAACATGCCTGCTCAGCTAACCAGCCACTGGCGCCGTCAAATTGTGCGCGTCAGCCTGGCGCTCCTGCCGCTGCACTTCTGGTCGGTTATTTCTGAGCTTTCCCCGCTGCATCTGATGGATGATGTGCTGGGTCAGCTGGTCATTCTGCTGAACCTGCTGCTGATTGCCATCCTGATGTGGCCGATGTGCCGCGACAGCTGGCGCGATAAAGAGTCCCATAATCTTCGTCTGGCCACCGTGACGGTGCTGGCGATCATTCCGCTGGCGCTGATGGTGCTTACGGCAACGGGCTACTTCTACACCACGCTGCGTCTGTCCGGGCGCTGGATCGAGACGGTCTATCTGGTGATCGTCTGGAACCTGCTCTATCAGACCGTGCTGCGCGGCTTAAGCGTTGCGGCCCGCCGCATTGCTTACCGCCGTGCGATAGCGCGTCGTCAGCATCAGGTGAAAGAGGGGGCCGAAGGCGCGGAGCCGCAGGAAGAGCCGACCATCGCGCTGGAGCAGGTTAACCAGCAGACGCTGCGTATCACCATGCTGGTGATGATCGCCCTGTTTGCCGTGATGTTCTGGGCGATCTGGTCTGA is a genomic window containing:
- a CDS encoding multidrug efflux RND transporter permease subunit AcrB, producing the protein MPNFFIDRPIFAWVIAIIIMLAGGLAILKLPVAQYPTIAPPAVTISATYPGADAKTVQDTVTQVIEQNMNGIDNLMYMSSNSDSTGTVQITLTFESGTDADIAQVQVQNKLQLAMPLLPQEVQQQGVSVEKSSSSFLMVVGVINTNGTMTQEDISDYVGANMKDAISRTSGVGDVQLFGSQYAMRIWMDPNKLNNFQLTPVDVINAIKAQNAQVAAGQLGGTPPVKGQQLNASIIAQTRLTSADEFSKILLKVNQDGSQVRLRDVAKVELGGENYDIIAKFNGKPASGLGIKLATGANALDTATAIRAELKKMEPFFPSGLKIVYPYDTTPFVKISIHEVVKTLVEAIILVFLVMYLFLQNFRATLIPTIAVPVVLLGTFAILAAFGFSINTLTMFGMVLAIGLLVDDAIVVVENVERVMAEEGLPPKEATRKSMGQIQGALVGIAMVLSAVFIPMAFFGGSTGAIYRQFSITIVSAMALSVLVALILTPALCATMLKPVQKGGHGEHKGFFGWFNRMFDKSTHHYTDSVGNILRSTGRYLLLYIIIVVGMAFLFVRLPSSFLPDEDQGVFLTMAQLPAGASQERTQKVLDEVTDYYLTKEKANVESVFAVNGFGFAGRGQNTGIAFVSLKDWADRPGDENKVEAITGRAMGTFSQIKDAMVFAFNLPAIVELGTATGFDFQLIDQGGLGHEKLTQARNQLFGEVAKHPDLLVGVRPNGLEDTPQYKIDIDQEKAQALGVSISDINTTLGAAWGGSYVNDFIDRGRVKKVYVMSEAQYRMLPNDINNWYVRGSNGQMVPFSAFSTSRWEYGSPRLERYNGLPSMEILGQAAPGRSTGEAMNLMEELASKLPAGIGYDWTGMSYQERLSGNQAPALYAISLIVVFLCLAALYESWSIPFSVMLVVPLGVIGALLAATFRGLTNDVYFQVGLLTTIGLSAKNAILIVEFAKDLMEKEGKGLIEATLEAVRMRLRPILMTSLAFILGVMPLVISSGAGSGAQNAVGTGVMGGMITATVLAIFFVPVFFVVVRRRFSRKNEDVEHSHSVEPH
- the acrA gene encoding multidrug efflux RND transporter periplasmic adaptor subunit AcrA, with protein sequence MNKNRGLTPLAVVLMLSGSLALTGCDDKPAQQGAQQAPEVGVVTLKSEPLQITTELPGRTSAYRIAEVRPQVSGIILKRNFTEGGDVQAGESLYQIDPATYQASYESAKGDLAKAQAAAKIAQLTLNRYQKLLGTKYISQQDYDTALADAQQANAAVVAAKAAVETARINLAYTKVTSPISGRIGKSSVTEGALVQNGQTTALATVQQLDPIYVDVTQSSNDFLRLKQELANGTLKQENGKAKVELVTNDGIKFPQEGTLEFSDVTVDQTTGSITLRAIFPNPDKNLLPGMFVRARLEEGTNPTALLVPQQGVTRTPRGDASALVVGADNKVETRNITATQAIGDKWLVTEGLKDGDRVIVTGLQKVRPGAQVKAQEVTSDDKQQASAAGQSEQTKS
- the acrR gene encoding multidrug efflux transporter transcriptional repressor AcrR encodes the protein MARKTKQQALETRQHILDVAIRLFSQQGVSSTSLAQIAQAAGVTRGAIYWHFKDKSDLFSEIWELSESSISDLESEYRAKFPDDPLSVLREILVYILEATVVEERRRLMMEIIFHKCEFVGEMAVVQQAQRSLSLESYDRIEQNLNLCMQAKLLPASLLTRRAAVLMRSYISGLMENWLFAPQSFDLKEEARSYVAILLEMLQLCPTLRGDAPSLSA
- the mscK gene encoding mechanosensitive channel MscK; this translates as MLPINRSQHPVFALLFAMLFFFSTAPLTWARADNSTDIPSRSEIQSQLDTLNKQKELSPQEKLTQQDLTETLENIDKIERVKAETTQLRQKVAQAPENMRKATEALSALSDVDNDDETRKTLSTLSLRQLESRVAQLLDDLQTAQSDLATYNSQLVSLQTQPERVQNAMYTASQQLQQIRNRLNGTTVGEGTLRPTQQTLLLVQQSLLNAQIEQQRKSLEGNTVLQDTLQKQRDYVTANINRLEHQLQLLQEAVNSKRLTLTEKTAQEAVSPDETARIQANPLVKQELEANHQLSQRLILATENGNSLVQQNIKVKNWLDRALQAERNIKEQIAVLKGSLLLSRILYQQQQTLPSADELEDMTNRIADLRLEQFDVNQQRDALFQSDTFVAKIEEGHSSDVNPEVHDALLQVVDMRRELLDQLNKQLGNQLMMAINLQINQQQLVSVSKSLQEILTQQIFWVNSNKPMDWDWIKSFPETLKTQIKSMKITVNWEKAWPAVMIAFLAGLPLLLIAGLIRWRLKWLKQYQAKLASEVGQLRNDSQLHTPKAILIDLIRALPVCLIILAVGLILLTMQLNVSDLLWAFSKKLALFWLVFGVCWKVLEKDGVAVRHFNMPAQLTSHWRRQIVRVSLALLPLHFWSVISELSPLHLMDDVLGQLVILLNLLLIAILMWPMCRDSWRDKESHNLRLATVTVLAIIPLALMVLTATGYFYTTLRLSGRWIETVYLVIVWNLLYQTVLRGLSVAARRIAYRRAIARRQHQVKEGAEGAEPQEEPTIALEQVNQQTLRITMLVMIALFAVMFWAIWSDLITVFAYLDSITLWQYNGTEAGAAVMKSVTMGSLLFALVSSVVAWALIRNLPGLLEVLVLSRLNLRQGASYAITTILNYVIIIVGAMTVFGSLGVSWDKLQWLAAALSVGLGFGLQEIFGNFVSGLIILFERPVRIGDTVTIGTFSGTVSKIRIRATTITDFDRKEVIIPNKAFVTERLINWSLSDTTTRVVIRLGVAYGSDLDKVKEVLLKAAKSHPKVMHDPAPDVFFTTFGPSTLDHELRLYVRELRDRSYTVDELNRAIDRLCRENNINIAFNQLEVHLHNEKGDEHTEVKREIKGDDPHPALSPEGRG